One part of the Pirellulales bacterium genome encodes these proteins:
- the rbfA gene encoding 30S ribosome-binding factor RbfA, with product MSSRRLLKAAEAIREVVSMAILAEIRDPRVKDVTVTHVEVSPDMRNAKVHVSVMGDERQQNLSLRGLQSSAGFLQAKIAERIDTRYTPRLMFVLDQGVKKSIEIARILKEVLPPEAEQDFDLEAREIEAHDDE from the coding sequence ATGTCATCCCGCCGCCTGCTCAAAGCCGCCGAAGCAATTCGCGAAGTCGTCAGCATGGCGATCTTAGCGGAGATTCGAGATCCGCGCGTAAAGGATGTGACCGTCACGCACGTCGAAGTTTCGCCCGACATGCGAAATGCAAAAGTTCACGTGTCGGTGATGGGCGACGAGCGACAACAGAATCTGAGCTTGCGCGGGCTGCAAAGCTCGGCAGGCTTTTTGCAAGCGAAGATCGCCGAGCGGATCGACACCCGCTACACGCCGCGGCTGATGTTCGTGCTTGACCAAGGCGTGAAAAAGTCGATTGAAATTGCCAGAATCTTGAAAGAAGTGCTCCCGCCAGAAGCAGAGCAAGACTTCGATTTAGAGGCACGCGAAATAGAGGCACACGACGACGAATAG